A single window of Rhipicephalus microplus isolate Deutch F79 chromosome 5, USDA_Rmic, whole genome shotgun sequence DNA harbors:
- the LOC142817525 gene encoding uncharacterized protein LOC142817525 codes for MARTGARDTVAEPTPAYFFTPIVILGGRNQTESMNMQAYLVTFDTQVLVSFLCAALDIPDSKTKVSKKRFAELWNQYLWDCFRVMFYEASRRIPRKTMNRLLFATWLLTLLVLINAFAGQMSACLMVKTKTPKVNSIVDITRRPYTKVYTLKHSEITRYLRTTNRSAEQKVWSMVLRDKSDIHGLYRYPESMMAEVLQGKAVIILTEMVSLKQVADVVALVQARPAAMRCRCRFVTEWNPAAPCGFAQEFTRFWEEEQGMC; via the exons ATGGCACGTACGGGCGCCAGGGACACTGTTGCGGAGCCCACGCCTGCATATTTTTTCACACCTATAGTTATTCTTGGTGGAAGGAACCAGACGGAAAGCATGAACATGCAGGCGTATTTAGTCACTTTCGACACTCAG GTTCTTGTCAGTTTCCTGTGCGCTGCCTTAGATATTCCTGACAGCAAGACCAAAGTTTCAAAGAAACGCTTCGCAGAGCTTTGGAATCAGTACCTATGGGACTGCTTCCGTGTCATGTTTTACGAAG CATCACGAAGAATTCCTCGAAAGACAATGAACCGCCTCCTATTCGCTACCTGGCTCCTCACCCTCCTCGTGCTCATCAACGCCTTCGCCGGACAAATGAGCGCCTGCCTGATGGTGAAAACCAAGACCCCGAAAGTCAACTCAATCGTGGACATCACCCGTCGACCGTACACGAAAGTGTACACCCTCAAGCATTCGGAGATTACCCGCTACCTTAGA ACGACCAATCGATCCGCTGAGCAAAAGGTGTGGAGCATGGTTCTGCGTGACAAAAGCGACATCCATGGGCTCTACCGCTACCCGGAAAGCATGATGGCTGAAGTCCTCCAGGGGAAGGCAGTCATCATTCTAACAGAGATGGTGTCTCTAAAGCAG GTGGCGGACGTCGTTGCTCTGGTGCAGGCCCGTCCGGCGGCGATGCGGTGTCGCTGTCGCTTTGTGACGGAGTGGAACCCGGCTGCGCCATGCGGGTTTGCTCAGGAATTCACACGCTTCTGGGAAGAGGAGCAAGGCATGTGTTAG